The following coding sequences are from one Candidatus Sysuiplasma acidicola window:
- a CDS encoding MMPL family transporter translates to MLEETFARIGSFSQRNSGKIIVAWVIFIVVFGPFAPMLFSETSYNISSGFFPSNSMSAHAQKYLAQYFPKEASAGSQSLVVVTTGTDVNSPGVVSAFGAIQTGVNGYLRSQGVGGNVTSILSVENSTLTAITYGAKKELNATYTLLSQTNSAVTTLNVTLNRTLQMIYGVPSLFLSYYAAVNNSSEANNLTLRQLNGADTLVTLYYGTFYGYWNSSRISASAPRAYYAINQTVNNGTSTYYAVSVQNGSPLHSISASIAGNFSLSDYAQNNTPDRVHYDAYAYMYILSAVLPGLGSNSSVVSFLQTDLNITASDFFDNAFYLPQPATTPAVTARSVSLVAKGLESNMRFNPLVSAVPAYVAPYLLKVNATADIPALVSITLSSSGFAGYPFVPSPYIFHQFVGYDNSTTILIVTTTSVLTLSQSNAISSSVRTSLSGIAGSKYYIAGSEQQSRQLSSSTLSGMVRALIIGIILSVVIVGLYFRSVTAAFLPLLMFAVSAISAFSVNALLYKYILHSTVSFITPTLLLILLLGLSSDYVVYIMSRFRRELRNGNRNPAIISTQWAGHAVFTSGVTVAVSYMALYVANVPLFSDSGITNAIGVMLAVLVANTLLVSILNIARSRIYWPARINGPVDERKTVMFRVSGFVLSNKGKIAVVFLVAAILCAYVYAATPTNMDVFDLLPSGSGINAIRVATAGFHGDPFDIGYIIVQLPTPLIGTNGTYSANEMSQITAIENAVASNTQIRQVQGPTYPFGYYVPYNLTGIPAEYHSAYKSQIGTFIGSDTHFVRITFELSSLAWKTSASEFVNRLPAIIHARAGGSYSMYIGGLTQGFNDAYAYTSSSFGNLVPILALAIFAVLSLQLSSLFTPARLILMVLSSVVISLAITYIILYYVLHMPLVIFLPMFTVITLLAVGLDYDIFMVTRVREEVTHGKSDQEGITTSITENGGVIITLGSLLFATFGSLTFSGIGIMEEIGLGLALGVLVDTFISWPFFVPAVMLYLRKYNWWPSKIGKKRRVVYRRLSPRTR, encoded by the coding sequence ATGCTCGAGGAAACGTTTGCACGTATTGGCAGCTTCTCACAGAGAAACAGCGGCAAAATAATCGTTGCATGGGTAATCTTTATCGTTGTTTTCGGGCCATTTGCACCAATGCTTTTTAGTGAAACTTCATACAACATCTCTTCCGGATTCTTCCCGTCAAATTCCATGTCTGCGCATGCGCAGAAGTATCTCGCGCAGTATTTCCCGAAGGAGGCATCCGCAGGCAGTCAGAGTCTCGTCGTAGTCACCACAGGCACAGATGTCAATTCGCCAGGCGTTGTGTCTGCATTCGGTGCCATTCAGACAGGCGTTAACGGATATCTCAGGAGTCAGGGTGTCGGCGGCAACGTAACGTCGATACTCTCTGTCGAAAACAGCACGCTGACAGCCATCACCTACGGTGCAAAAAAAGAGCTGAACGCCACATACACGCTTCTTTCACAGACAAACAGCGCAGTTACAACGCTGAACGTAACGCTGAACAGGACGCTGCAGATGATCTACGGAGTTCCATCACTCTTTCTTTCCTATTATGCTGCCGTCAACAATTCCTCTGAAGCCAACAACCTTACGCTGCGGCAGCTGAATGGAGCTGACACGCTCGTCACGCTGTATTACGGCACTTTTTACGGTTACTGGAATTCCTCGCGGATATCTGCATCGGCGCCGAGGGCGTATTATGCCATAAATCAGACCGTGAATAACGGCACCTCCACATATTACGCAGTTTCAGTGCAGAACGGCAGCCCGCTTCACAGCATTTCCGCGTCGATTGCTGGTAATTTCTCCCTGTCCGATTATGCGCAGAACAACACACCGGACAGAGTGCATTATGATGCCTACGCTTACATGTACATCCTGAGTGCCGTCCTTCCCGGACTCGGTTCGAACAGTTCGGTTGTTTCCTTCCTTCAGACCGATTTGAACATAACTGCGAGCGATTTTTTCGACAATGCGTTCTACCTCCCGCAGCCAGCCACAACCCCAGCCGTGACTGCTCGCTCGGTAAGTCTTGTTGCGAAAGGTCTCGAATCTAACATGCGGTTCAATCCGCTTGTGAGTGCTGTTCCAGCGTATGTGGCGCCTTATCTGCTGAAAGTCAACGCGACGGCTGACATACCCGCGCTCGTTTCCATCACGCTGTCCTCATCGGGCTTTGCAGGCTATCCCTTTGTTCCCTCTCCCTACATTTTCCACCAGTTCGTCGGGTACGACAATTCCACAACAATTCTGATAGTGACGACAACATCTGTCCTGACGTTGAGTCAGTCAAACGCCATATCCTCCTCGGTACGAACATCGCTCAGCGGCATTGCAGGAAGCAAATACTATATAGCCGGCTCGGAGCAGCAGAGCAGACAGCTTTCAAGCTCAACGCTCTCCGGTATGGTGAGGGCACTCATAATTGGAATAATCCTTTCGGTTGTTATCGTGGGCCTGTACTTCAGGTCCGTCACGGCTGCTTTCCTTCCTCTGCTCATGTTTGCAGTAAGTGCCATCTCGGCGTTCTCGGTCAACGCGCTTCTCTACAAGTACATTCTTCATTCAACAGTATCGTTCATCACACCGACGCTGCTTCTCATATTGCTCCTGGGGCTGTCCAGCGATTACGTCGTCTACATCATGTCGAGGTTCCGCCGTGAACTCAGGAACGGCAACAGAAATCCTGCAATAATCTCCACGCAGTGGGCAGGACACGCCGTGTTCACCTCTGGCGTTACTGTCGCAGTGTCGTACATGGCGCTCTACGTCGCAAACGTGCCTCTCTTCAGCGACTCCGGAATAACAAACGCCATCGGAGTGATGCTGGCCGTGCTCGTGGCAAACACACTGCTCGTGTCCATTCTGAATATCGCACGCTCCAGAATATACTGGCCGGCCAGGATTAACGGCCCGGTCGATGAGCGAAAAACGGTAATGTTCCGCGTGTCGGGTTTTGTCCTATCAAACAAGGGCAAGATAGCGGTCGTATTCCTTGTTGCCGCCATTTTATGCGCCTACGTGTATGCCGCAACACCGACAAATATGGATGTTTTCGATCTGTTGCCCTCAGGCAGCGGCATAAACGCGATCCGTGTAGCCACCGCCGGCTTTCATGGCGATCCATTCGATATTGGATACATTATAGTGCAGTTACCGACACCGCTGATCGGTACAAACGGCACATACAGCGCTAATGAAATGTCACAGATCACCGCTATTGAGAATGCCGTAGCATCCAACACACAGATAAGGCAGGTCCAGGGACCGACATACCCGTTCGGCTACTATGTGCCATACAACCTTACAGGCATACCTGCTGAGTATCACAGCGCCTACAAGTCACAGATCGGCACGTTCATCGGTTCGGATACACATTTTGTGCGCATAACGTTCGAGCTGTCTTCACTGGCGTGGAAGACTTCCGCTTCGGAGTTTGTGAACAGACTGCCTGCAATCATACATGCAAGGGCCGGCGGAAGTTATTCCATGTATATCGGAGGTCTCACGCAGGGTTTCAACGACGCCTATGCGTACACTAGCAGCAGTTTCGGTAATCTTGTTCCAATACTTGCTCTGGCCATCTTCGCCGTGCTATCGCTGCAGCTCAGCTCGCTTTTTACGCCTGCAAGGCTCATTCTCATGGTCCTGTCCTCAGTCGTCATTTCACTCGCAATTACATACATCATACTGTATTATGTGCTGCACATGCCGCTGGTGATATTTCTGCCAATGTTTACCGTGATCACTCTTCTGGCAGTTGGTCTGGATTATGACATTTTCATGGTTACGAGGGTAAGGGAGGAAGTGACGCACGGAAAGAGCGATCAGGAAGGCATTACGACCAGCATTACAGAAAATGGCGGTGTGATCATAACGCTCGGCTCCCTCCTCTTCGCAACCTTCGGCTCACTGACATTCAGCGGTATCGGTATCATGGAGGAGATAGGCCTGGGACTTGCACTCGGTGTGCT
- a CDS encoding methyltransferase domain-containing protein: protein MARDSGSYGASHGYHRHGDGHDLDGMLSHLLSEERREWQDPEKILDAVLPAGVGTVVEVGCGPGYFTLPLARRIGSGGTVIALDVNATSLSVCRQRLLEANLHNFELLRLDADRFFPLADGSADFILLANVLHDLKRPQNTLSDALKLLKKNGRAVDIDWKKESLPFGPPPEIKFSSDHSRDLLIEAGFRDVSVSEIGPYHYCVLGTK from the coding sequence ATGGCCAGAGACAGTGGTTCATACGGCGCTTCCCACGGATATCACAGACATGGCGACGGTCATGATTTGGACGGAATGCTGAGTCACCTCCTGTCAGAAGAGAGAAGAGAGTGGCAGGATCCGGAAAAAATACTCGATGCCGTACTTCCGGCGGGCGTCGGCACTGTCGTTGAGGTGGGATGCGGCCCGGGCTATTTCACTCTGCCACTGGCCCGGAGAATCGGCTCTGGCGGAACCGTCATCGCTCTGGACGTAAACGCCACATCGCTCTCAGTATGCAGGCAGAGACTGCTTGAAGCGAACCTGCATAACTTCGAGTTGCTGCGGCTGGATGCCGACAGGTTCTTTCCACTTGCGGATGGGAGCGCAGATTTCATACTGCTGGCGAACGTGCTGCATGACCTGAAGAGGCCGCAGAATACCCTTTCAGATGCACTAAAACTGCTGAAGAAGAACGGACGTGCCGTGGACATAGACTGGAAGAAGGAGTCGTTGCCATTCGGTCCGCCGCCTGAGATCAAATTCTCCTCAGATCACAGCAGGGACCTGCTGATCGAAGCCGGTTTCAGGGATGTTTCCGTTTCCGAGATCGGGCCTTACCACTACTGCGTGCTTGGAACGAAATGA
- a CDS encoding B12-binding domain-containing radical SAM protein: MTKYVLVSDATLSYDYRNFPLLDFLSCAPSDIVPEMFYNYLKGKSPPALPDGRVKFAPYSVRKLEAALLRGNRREDVVVAHEDHLSNFIRDDTKVIGISTMDPLGTGPLTVSYAILFGSKGYPWVRREWYRLIAKIAAVRKSKKAKLVVGGPGVWEFTLFPEELDSCGIDYAFQGEADDVACNLFESISDGNAGSEFFYNGYVSFDEHFHRSYRNDDRFLTRKQGVKGHPSLDDIPEILAPSVKGMTEVMRGCGVGCDFCEVTLRPSRYYPTEKIKKEIAVNAAGGFSNAWIHSDEIFAYRHGRLFEPNRDALVELFSSVMSVPGTTSMNPTHGRISIPAAYPALIKELSDIARAGPSNWIGIQVGVETGSERLARIHMPNKTLPLRIGSDGSWQDIVWWGVHNFNRNFWRPAFTCQVGQREETDEDNWDTVELINRLSNSMVDGNPFEFTITPMQNVPLGLMKSRSFSRVQLNESQLAVYYASYRHLAKIAARDSPSSSHGRVVSRVGISSLIPIGGWLMMRRIEHICRSRGMDVEKVKRYGLGSGREVPKPKSIAT, translated from the coding sequence ATGACAAAATATGTCCTTGTTTCGGATGCAACGCTGAGCTACGATTACAGGAATTTCCCACTGCTGGATTTCCTGTCCTGTGCACCTTCCGATATTGTGCCGGAGATGTTCTACAACTACCTCAAGGGGAAGTCTCCACCAGCCCTGCCGGACGGAAGAGTGAAGTTTGCCCCATATTCTGTAAGGAAACTGGAAGCAGCACTACTGAGGGGGAACCGTAGGGAGGATGTTGTTGTAGCGCACGAAGACCATCTTTCAAATTTCATCCGCGACGATACAAAAGTGATTGGCATCAGCACCATGGATCCTCTCGGTACAGGACCGCTCACAGTCTCATACGCCATATTGTTCGGCAGCAAAGGTTATCCATGGGTCCGCAGGGAATGGTACAGACTCATAGCAAAAATAGCCGCGGTGAGGAAAAGCAAGAAGGCAAAACTGGTCGTCGGCGGTCCGGGGGTGTGGGAATTCACTCTCTTTCCAGAGGAGCTTGACAGCTGTGGCATAGATTATGCATTTCAGGGCGAGGCGGATGATGTCGCATGCAACCTGTTCGAAAGCATTTCGGATGGAAACGCCGGTTCAGAATTTTTCTATAACGGATATGTGAGCTTTGATGAACATTTTCACAGGAGCTACAGGAACGACGACAGGTTCCTGACAAGAAAACAGGGAGTGAAGGGCCATCCGTCCCTTGATGATATACCGGAGATTCTTGCGCCATCGGTCAAAGGCATGACGGAGGTTATGAGAGGATGCGGTGTCGGATGCGACTTCTGTGAAGTCACGCTCAGGCCCTCGAGGTATTACCCTACAGAGAAGATAAAGAAGGAAATTGCCGTAAACGCAGCAGGCGGATTCAGTAATGCATGGATACATTCGGACGAAATATTCGCGTACAGGCACGGAAGACTGTTCGAGCCCAACAGGGATGCACTCGTCGAACTGTTCTCATCTGTCATGTCTGTTCCCGGGACCACGTCAATGAATCCCACGCATGGTCGCATTTCCATTCCGGCGGCCTACCCTGCACTGATAAAGGAACTGAGCGACATTGCGAGAGCAGGTCCGTCGAACTGGATCGGCATACAGGTGGGCGTGGAAACCGGTAGTGAAAGACTTGCCAGGATACACATGCCAAACAAGACGCTGCCGCTGCGCATCGGTTCTGACGGCAGCTGGCAGGACATCGTCTGGTGGGGTGTCCACAACTTCAACAGGAACTTCTGGCGGCCTGCGTTCACCTGCCAGGTTGGCCAGAGAGAGGAGACCGACGAAGACAACTGGGACACCGTCGAGCTGATAAACAGGCTGAGCAATTCAATGGTCGACGGCAACCCGTTCGAGTTCACTATCACGCCGATGCAGAACGTGCCGCTCGGTCTGATGAAGAGCAGGTCATTCTCCCGCGTGCAGCTGAACGAATCACAGCTCGCCGTCTATTATGCCTCCTACAGGCACCTTGCAAAGATTGCCGCGCGTGATTCTCCTTCATCCAGTCATGGTAGGGTCGTGTCCAGAGTTGGCATTTCGAGCCTCATACCGATTGGCGGATGGCTCATGATGCGCCGCATCGAACACATCTGCCGCAGCCGCGGCATGGATGTGGAGAAGGTGAAGAGATACGGCCTTGGCTCAGGGCGAGAGGTTCCGAAACCGAAGAGTATTGCCACGTGA
- a CDS encoding dienelactone hydrolase family protein has product MSEFKTNGKMVKYAGATGQIDAYLAEPAGEGRFPAIVLVHEIFGLNKHIMSVADSFSRHGYVVLAPHLFSSGYAPPGMTEENINMTMKFFMSLPPEKQRDMEFVQASLSKYDEDKRAVIQSLMGSMFSLPRQKLAEELSAGVDFLNGRDNVSHGAIGSAGFCFGGAMSAELACTGKTAASVIFYGQNPEPLDRVRNINGPVLGLYGGLDKRINEHIHELVKALVDFDKVFEIVVYKGAAHAFFNDTGRNYVEEAAKDARERVLKFFSANLKK; this is encoded by the coding sequence ATGAGCGAATTTAAAACAAACGGCAAAATGGTGAAGTATGCAGGCGCTACGGGGCAGATAGACGCATATCTGGCTGAGCCGGCGGGCGAAGGCAGATTTCCGGCGATCGTGCTTGTGCATGAAATATTTGGCCTGAATAAGCACATAATGAGTGTTGCTGACAGCTTTTCACGGCACGGATACGTCGTACTCGCACCCCATCTTTTCTCAAGCGGATACGCTCCGCCCGGCATGACGGAAGAAAATATCAACATGACGATGAAATTCTTCATGTCACTTCCGCCGGAGAAACAGAGGGACATGGAATTCGTCCAGGCATCGCTTTCAAAGTACGATGAGGACAAGAGGGCCGTCATTCAGTCGCTGATGGGCTCTATGTTCAGTCTGCCTAGACAGAAACTTGCCGAGGAACTTTCCGCCGGTGTCGATTTTCTGAACGGAAGGGACAACGTTTCGCACGGGGCGATTGGAAGCGCCGGTTTCTGTTTTGGCGGAGCGATGTCGGCAGAACTTGCATGCACAGGTAAAACTGCAGCATCCGTTATTTTCTACGGACAGAATCCAGAGCCTCTGGACCGTGTCAGGAACATAAACGGACCCGTTCTCGGACTTTACGGCGGTCTTGACAAGAGAATCAACGAACACATTCATGAACTCGTGAAGGCACTGGTAGATTTTGACAAGGTCTTTGAAATTGTGGTTTATAAAGGCGCTGCGCATGCGTTCTTTAATGACACTGGCCGCAACTACGTGGAGGAAGCAGCAAAGGATGCCCGGGAGCGTGTGCTGAAGTTCTTTTCGGCAAACCTCAAGAAATAA
- the rocF gene encoding arginase codes for MCVKIGVIGVPMDLGQKRRGVDMGPTAMRIAGLVERLSDLGHQVVDFGNVPGPDRSTARHGVESARYLADIMKMCNNIAEQVSRCVSEKMMPLVIGGDQSVSIGTFGGLAPHGTDRGIIWIDAHGDFNTHRTTPSGNVHGMALAAILGQGLPQLVNFRKISPKALEKNTVIVGCRSIDEGEAELLSRSKITVYTMKEVDEMGIAEVMEQAIQIAGRGTSDVHVSFDIDVLDPREAPGTGTPVPGGLTYREAHLAMEMLYDAGVVTSAELVEVNPILDYSNRTAEIAVQLLESLMGKRILKQKSRQSARA; via the coding sequence ATATGTGTGAAAATAGGAGTCATCGGTGTTCCAATGGACTTGGGGCAGAAGAGAAGAGGCGTGGACATGGGACCGACTGCCATGCGCATAGCCGGCCTCGTCGAACGACTCTCTGATCTGGGCCACCAGGTAGTGGACTTTGGCAACGTTCCTGGCCCGGACAGGTCAACTGCCAGACACGGCGTGGAGAGCGCACGTTACCTTGCAGACATAATGAAAATGTGCAACAACATAGCGGAACAGGTATCCAGGTGCGTTTCGGAAAAAATGATGCCGCTGGTGATAGGAGGGGATCAGAGTGTCTCAATCGGTACATTCGGCGGACTTGCACCACATGGAACGGACAGGGGCATCATATGGATTGACGCTCACGGTGACTTCAATACACACAGGACGACGCCATCCGGAAATGTCCATGGCATGGCCCTTGCTGCCATACTGGGGCAGGGCCTCCCGCAACTGGTCAATTTCAGAAAAATATCGCCCAAGGCGCTTGAGAAGAACACGGTAATAGTTGGATGCAGGAGCATAGATGAAGGGGAGGCAGAGCTCCTTTCCAGGTCGAAGATAACCGTGTACACGATGAAGGAAGTGGATGAGATGGGCATAGCTGAAGTGATGGAGCAGGCCATACAAATTGCAGGAAGAGGCACCAGCGATGTTCACGTCAGCTTTGACATCGACGTGCTGGATCCAAGGGAGGCACCAGGAACCGGAACTCCTGTCCCTGGCGGGCTGACGTATCGTGAAGCGCATCTGGCGATGGAGATGCTCTATGATGCGGGCGTAGTAACATCCGCCGAACTGGTGGAAGTCAATCCTATACTGGATTATTCGAACAGAACGGCGGAAATCGCAGTGCAGCTGCTCGAATCACTGATGGGGAAGAGAATACTCAAACAGAAGAGCAGGCAGTCTGCACGGGCATAA
- a CDS encoding MFS transporter translates to MKADRNGHTDLYLLVLSRGARSFAGGILSVIIGLYYRYHLHLSLTMIGILFAIGALFTPLLTLVIGRYADIHGRKRLLLLTLFFLPVAVLILLLTDNIFLLAVSAAIGGFGIAGGIVGGGVGASVAPMQTALLAEKTNAGNRTMLFSAFTIISSIAGSAGAVLANLNNYEVLFAVALFFALVSFCVIIPIRENFKPRQAVPGKKRTSGKDMGLIKKFAITGSLNGATQGLIIPFLPIILRHQFLMSNGTIGDLFAVGGVLTASAMVFTPFLTARLGFVRFIITTRAVSATFALLFPFSFSPLMASASYLIFTTSRAMALPSQQSLMMNMVSEESRSFATGTNQSARLFPSAGATFSSGAIQDVFPVFVPFEIGFVLNSLNIMLYHHFFGRMPEANRILAPASKVE, encoded by the coding sequence ATTAAAGCAGACAGGAACGGCCATACGGACCTTTACCTGCTGGTCCTATCCAGAGGCGCGAGAAGTTTTGCCGGGGGAATTCTTTCAGTCATTATTGGATTATACTACAGGTATCACCTGCATCTGTCCCTGACGATGATCGGTATACTTTTTGCAATCGGCGCCCTTTTCACCCCTCTCCTGACACTCGTGATTGGCAGGTATGCGGACATACACGGCAGGAAGAGGCTGCTCCTCCTCACGCTCTTCTTTCTTCCTGTCGCCGTGCTGATACTTCTGCTGACGGACAATATCTTTCTGCTTGCTGTGTCTGCTGCAATCGGCGGTTTCGGCATAGCAGGAGGGATTGTCGGCGGAGGCGTCGGCGCTTCAGTGGCGCCGATGCAGACTGCGCTGCTTGCAGAGAAGACAAATGCGGGGAACAGGACGATGCTGTTCTCGGCATTCACCATAATATCGAGCATTGCAGGTTCCGCCGGCGCCGTTCTTGCCAACCTGAACAATTACGAGGTGCTTTTCGCAGTGGCACTGTTCTTCGCCCTGGTGTCTTTCTGCGTGATTATACCAATCAGGGAGAATTTCAAGCCCCGCCAGGCTGTACCTGGGAAAAAAAGGACGAGCGGGAAGGACATGGGGCTTATCAAGAAGTTTGCCATCACTGGCTCACTGAATGGCGCAACTCAGGGCCTGATCATACCGTTCCTTCCGATCATACTCAGGCATCAGTTCCTGATGTCAAACGGCACGATTGGAGATCTCTTTGCTGTCGGTGGTGTCCTCACTGCCTCCGCTATGGTTTTCACTCCGTTCCTGACGGCCCGGCTGGGATTCGTGCGCTTCATCATCACCACCAGGGCAGTATCAGCGACGTTTGCACTTTTGTTCCCGTTTTCATTCTCTCCGCTCATGGCCTCAGCGAGTTACCTCATTTTCACGACGTCCAGGGCCATGGCTCTGCCCTCGCAGCAGTCCCTGATGATGAACATGGTGAGCGAAGAATCCAGGTCGTTTGCTACAGGAACAAACCAGTCAGCGAGGCTGTTCCCGTCAGCAGGCGCTACCTTCTCATCGGGTGCCATCCAGGACGTCTTTCCTGTCTTCGTCCCGTTTGAGATAGGGTTCGTTCTCAACAGCCTGAACATAATGCTCTATCACCATTTCTTCGGCAGGATGCCGGAAGCCAACAGGATATTGGCGCCAGCCAGCAAAGTTGAGTGA
- a CDS encoding 2-oxoacid:ferredoxin oxidoreductase subunit beta: MELKLADYRTEVHNDWCPGCGDFGILSAVQMALAETKLDLSDTVLVSGIGCSGKTPHYVNVTGIHTLHGRPLPFATGIKLANPRLNVVVVGGDGDGMGIGAGHFVSAGRRNVDMVYIIYDNGVYGLTKGQASPTLKLGTKTKGLSFPNMTSNINPLILAMACGYTFVARGYSFNVQHLKSIIKAAIDHKGTAFVDVLQPCPTYNDINSKEWYNGEDRAEENKGKPLPRVYTLESKGYDPNVNTAAGRDEETVKLEAFRLASEWGDKIPIGVFYRNEEIPTYSDRIVERIPEYVTVPPAKQPIGDSSRKPIADIDGFMDELSV, translated from the coding sequence ATGGAGCTTAAACTCGCAGATTACAGAACAGAGGTTCACAACGACTGGTGCCCGGGATGTGGCGACTTCGGCATATTGAGTGCCGTTCAGATGGCTCTCGCGGAGACGAAACTCGATCTCAGCGACACCGTGCTGGTCAGCGGCATAGGCTGTTCGGGCAAAACGCCTCATTACGTCAATGTCACGGGCATACACACGCTGCACGGAAGGCCGCTTCCGTTTGCAACAGGCATAAAGCTCGCGAATCCCCGCCTCAATGTTGTCGTAGTCGGGGGTGATGGTGACGGCATGGGAATAGGTGCCGGTCATTTCGTCAGTGCCGGAAGAAGGAATGTGGATATGGTCTACATAATTTACGACAACGGAGTCTACGGCCTTACAAAGGGACAGGCTTCACCGACCCTCAAGCTCGGTACAAAGACGAAGGGACTCAGTTTTCCCAACATGACCAGCAACATAAATCCGCTCATACTGGCAATGGCCTGCGGTTACACCTTCGTGGCCAGAGGATACTCCTTCAACGTTCAGCACCTGAAATCCATTATCAAGGCAGCGATAGACCATAAGGGGACAGCCTTTGTCGACGTGCTGCAGCCATGCCCGACGTACAATGATATCAATTCAAAAGAGTGGTACAACGGAGAAGACAGGGCGGAGGAGAACAAAGGCAAGCCGCTTCCCCGGGTTTATACGCTGGAGAGCAAAGGATACGATCCGAATGTCAACACGGCTGCGGGCAGGGATGAGGAAACGGTGAAGCTCGAAGCCTTCAGGCTGGCGAGCGAGTGGGGCGACAAAATACCGATTGGCGTCTTCTACAGGAATGAGGAAATACCGACATACAGCGATCGCATAGTGGAGCGCATTCCTGAATATGTGACAGTTCCCCCTGCAAAACAGCCGATCGGAGACAGCAGCAGGAAACCGATCGCCGACATTGATGGCTTCATGGATGAACTGAGTGTCTGA